The sequence below is a genomic window from Anopheles cruzii chromosome 3, idAnoCruzAS_RS32_06, whole genome shotgun sequence.
CTAAAGTGTgtaagagagacagagaacgcGGCAGGTACGCCGGTATAATCACGCGTATATTCATTGCGAGCGTCACGACGAGCCTCGCGGTGTGGCAAAGTGCTTCTTCGGAGCTGTTACAAGATAAGGAAGAAAgctgaaaatggaaaccaGCAACCACCAATTCACCTACAGCCAATTGTGAATGGATACCTCGCCTTTGCCCCGGGGTATTTGTGTCTGgtaccacacacaccgttttGACATTGTGGTCCTAGTGGCGTGgcgctttcttttctcttcctcaTATGTTGCTCTCCAAAGGTTGCGGATTCGCGGTTATTTAATATGCTTTGGTTTGCTTGTTCTCGTTTTAGGACATTGCCGCCTACATAAAGAAAGAGTTCGACAAGAAGTACAACCCCACCTGGCACTGTATCGTCGGTCGAAACTTTGGGTCGTATGTGACGCACGAAACGCGCCACTTCATCTATTTCTATCTCGGTCAGGTTGCCATCCTATTATTTAAGAGCGGTTAAATCGACCATTAGCCTAGTACTCGATATGCGTTAAGAAGAGGTGCCGCGGCCGGAACAGGAAAAGGGGTCTTATGGAGGAGGAACGTGGAAAGCTTGCTGTGTCGTGTAAAGCGCGAACGAAATTGTAGCTCTATCGATGCTTACGTGAGGAGAGAGAtagggggagagagagagaaagatgagATAGAAACGTAAGACGAGCGAAACGAACGAGAAGGAAGGATGTTGTGAAGAGATTTTACAGCGCTTGAGTTGACTCCGACACTGGCAGAGGAAGACGTAGACGACGAAAGGCCGTCTCGGGCGCGGACTACACGTCCGGTTCGcagcggaaaatggaaaaggacgagcaacaacaaacatAGACCCGAAACTGGAGAGAAAAATTAACATTCTATATATTTACTATGAATtatatgatgatgatgatacacTGGAAGAAGACAATTGTACTAGTCGCATGCAAAACATCATCTCTGACTCGAGCGAGCTGAATTCGAGAGATGCTGAGTTGTAAGCCCGCGCGGGAAGAGCTACGCTAGCAACACATAAGAAGCGAGCGCGCAAATGTACAAGAAGAGACAATGTCGAGGGGGAAGAGACCTGGTGCTGGCCGCTAAATAAGCGCAAACGGCCCTTATCATCTGCAGCCAAAgtcacccagcagcagcagcagcagcagcaaagctACGTTTATGAACCCGtttgaaaacacacaaaaaagaaaccatttgCATTACTAAATCGTACTACGCCGTGATACAAGGAAAACAGGAATGTAGGGAGATGTTGTGGTCCTGAAAAAcgcagaaaaaacaaacaaaaaaaaaaacacgaaatccaaaacaaacgaataaacattaaaaaatacaATCATTCGGTGGAGTGTGCAGCGTACGGTATAGGCGAGAGCGTGTTTTAGGTGACTACACTCTACTATTTTAAGCAAACCGGAGAACCCCGGTGCTGCGCCTGCTGGACCAACCGCGCGCGCAGTGagttagcagcagcagcagcagcagcagcagtagaagACAGCCCAAAACGCAAAGCATACAGAGCACAGGAGATCGGGAAAGATTATGTGTCTGCGCGATGTCATCCGTAACATGCGCCACTCGCTCTCTCATCGCCAGAGGCATACACGAGGAATGTTTGAGCGAGCGCCTCGAGAGTAGAAACGGGGATTGATCGGTAAACGCAGGACGAGGAGGAACACAACGCAAACGCCTTCATAGCCAGAGACCATGATGTGGGCGATTGATTTTTGTAGAAATCACTGCGCGCACCCACGTGAAATATCAAAACGCGCACACGcaacgggtgtgtgtgtgtgggtatgTTTATGTGTGCGACTTTGAGTGTGACatatacaaaaaaacacaataccGAGACACTTTtagtgagagagagactaGAATGCACAATTTCAACAAGACCACGGCCATGCAATGACatatggtgctgctgcgtcccagtatcaaacaacacacacaacaactcTTCAGCCCGTTACACAACACGCACCGATCGCGCATACCAGAGAAAGATGATCGTGATGGACACAGGACATTCGCACATAGACACACGTACACAGAAAGCTTTCAGTTTTCGTtcacaaataatttaaagctTGCCACCTCTTGATCGATACCAGTAGTGCTGTGTTGTGGCGGATGGTTCTTACGAAGCGTaactgccggtggcggcacaTGTTTCCTCCCACGCgtgttcttttttcctttctctctctctctctctcctaaTACGCGCGCTCTAGAAGATATCTGCGTATCGCAGAAGAGACGTTTTGTTTCGGGAAGACGCGAGGGGGCTATTCCGGCGTTCGGGTGGAGCCTTCGAACGTCGTGTACGGAGAACGGTTACATTTGTTTATAACACCGCCGAATTTATTCTCAATGCGAATCATACTACTGAAGAATTAATCATACGTTTAGCGATTATtagcatttttgtttgtttgttttcacaCAGTACCGTCGTCAGCGCGAACTCTGACGGAAGAAGACGAGAGGAGTATAAATAAAGAATTTCACTCGAACCATAAAAGAAAGTACACAACAGAGCTCTGAAGCATGATGCATTACTGGGTAGTATAGTGGGGCGAAAGGCGAACAGCAGAATCCAACACAGAGGAGCACTGGAAGCTgtggacggacggaaaaaGCATGACAAGAATGTGGAAGAAGGAATGAGGACGACACGCGGTATATAGGGTTATTAGATTCACATTATAttgagagcaaaacaaaaaggaacacaaaaagaagGCTCACGTCTGGTAAATCGTGCAGTTCGTGCGTGGCGTTAAAAATTCACGGTCCCGTGGTGGAgtccgatcatcatcatccttctCGCCGTTAACCAAAATCGTCGTCATCATTCTTGTATCGGTGTTCATCTCTTTTACCTCAGCAGAAATATGTtaaatgtgtgtttgtatgtatgcgtgtgtttgtgtgcacaATGATCCTTGAAATACTGAAAAACGACCATCCACCACATGACGATTTcgaattgtgtgtgtgtgcggcatcCATCTATATCTATTAGTGTTTGTATGTTGAATGGTGGCCGATCGTACGATAGTTTGGCAACCCCATGTTTCGAACCGTCCGTCCTTTCCAGCGCATACCAGGGGTACTATGTGTAATGCATGATGATGTGTAACTATCGCTCTTCGACCTGTAACTCCGGACATTCTAGCAATCGACGATCAAGATCCGTCTCGTGCTTGATgtgcattttcttttctattttcgaaGGGATATTTAGCGGTCAGATTCTTCTCTGAGAGATTCATCGTTTCCTATTCCGTTGGGCTCTCGTCAACCAATGTGCCCATTTCACTACTAGAGACAGTTCAAAGTTTCCCAAATGAtcaacaactactactactttttGTGCATGAATTTAACTTTAAAAGTGTCTACGgcattattgttgtttgcaaATGGATCCTCGCGCTACTCGtgaaccgaaggaaaatcaACGATTCCGCAACGCAATTCTTTTAATTCTGTGTTAAACCTTTCCGATCCTACTATTCAGCCAATATGTTCGTGTACACCCGATCCGTTCTCGATGTATTACCGTCACACTAGTGGCACaagggaaaatgaaaacttttttaaattaccTAGCAAAATTCGTGACGTTGTGAATGGATGGATATGTACATGTGTATGTGTACGTGTAGCTGTGCATGGTATTGTGCTGTGCCCTCTCCAACATAAAATACCCCAAATGGTGCCCCATGGGGCTTAGAAGACCGTGTCTTTGGCCACAGGTTCTTTTCTACGCCGTCAGCTAAAGCAACTCGATTGCTACGATCGACCCAATAGTGGAAATGAATTGTCTCAGCCATCGCGAACATTGACTTAACTCGTTCCACACGTTCACATGGATGTTTAATTTCGCCTGTTACGTTCGATCGGCGACGAGGAACACgagcaaaaaagggccactttAAGGCGGCCGCTAGACTAAACAACACAGAGCATTGAATGTTGGAGCAGGTGGAAGTAGTTGAATGAGTGAACTCTCAGAgtgaacaaaagaaaacaaaaacttatgcaaaaaataacataaatgaataaaaaacgcaaaaaagttAAGGATCTCAGCCAGAGCATAGCTGTgcgtagcgtgtgtgtgtgtgtgtgtgtgttcatctTCGATCAGTGCCGATTTTTAACATCCGAATCAATGAACCGAAGCGGAAACACCTATGTTTTTCGTCCATCACCACAGGGAAGTGCATTGGAAAAGTTGATCGATTAAAAGCGATCATTTCATGTTGGGAacttttgccgttttctttcgcccggtTTCAGCCGCAAATGAAAgaaaagtgatgaaaaatggctccGAAATGCTAGTCATCTCGGAGATTGTCATTTGTCCATTTATTGTGCTGTGTTTGAAGCAGGTCACGGTATCTATACAAGCAGGCCACGAAACGGGCAAACCATTGCAGAGGTGAGATTGACTTGAGATTTACGGTCAAAACATCCCTGGCGCTGGCGCAGAATAAATAGGCCCTCCTTTGCGTCGTCGCGgttgtacaaaaaaaaaacgcggagACTCAACTGTAAGATTCTTTCGTATGTAGCCTATGCTCCCTCCTGCGGGTCCGCTCCGTGTGGTCGTGCTCCTGTCGCCATTGGCCGATAAATATCTTACATCTTACATCAATGCATGGACACTTTCTACTTTCGTATCCGAGATTCTGCTGGACCGCAAATCCATTGTCCTTCTACTTGGCGCGACGATGGAGCTTCGTGTCGGTAaagtaataattaaaaaaatacatgTACAGTCTAGGCACGGGAGGTACTTTGCGAGTTGGCGAGGAGGTCGTTTACAGTCGACTGCTCTCCGAAGGGCGCACGCTGACGATGTTCCGGTGACCGTTGACACCGGCGTGCGGCGGAGGCAGATAGTCGTCCGGCTGGAAGGTGTTGTTTTCGTGACCCATCTCAACGTGGTTACCGTGGCTGGACGGTTCgtgtccggtggtggccactgcTTCCGGTTTGGGGCCGTCCATGAAGAACATCGTGATGAAGAACAGCACCGTGCTGATGCCGTAGAAGCCGGCGTAGAAGAACATCACCGAGCCACGGTAGCCGATGGCCTTGGCAAGCGGATCGACCAGAATCGGCAGGTTGCCACCGATGTTGTTCATCACGAACAGGAACACACCGATGGTGGTCGAACGGACCTGCAGCGGAACGATCTCCACCAGCACGGCAAACACGATACCGAACCACATTTCGGCTGCGGAGCAAAAGATAAAACCGGTGTAAAGTAACGGATCTTCCGGAACGCCGAGCTTGCAATGACTCACCGAAAAAGTAGCTGATACCGAGCGTGATCATGGCCCACAGTGGCTCGAAGTAGACGGAACCGAAGGCGAACGGTGTGGCAAGCAGCTGGCTGACAGCTAGGCAGGCCACGCGCGACCTGATGCCCATCTTGGCCACAAACTTGTCCGACACCACGCCACCAACGACGACACCGATGCTACCGATGCCGATCGTGACGGCAAACAGCCACCAGCCAAGATCGACGTCCGGGAAGTAGATGTTGTAGTACAGATCGGCATTGTAAGCGAACGTCATGCCACCGGAGTGTCGGATTGAggcggccagcaccagcagcaggacccgCGGTTGCATCAGCACCTTGTAGAGTGAAATCTTTGCCTTGCCCTCCGCATCCTCCCCGATGCTCTTACGCTCCGGCTCCCGCAGTGTGGTTCCGGTGAGCACGGCCATGATCAGGGCCAACACGCCCGTACCGTAGTAGCAAACACGCCATCCCAATCCTCCGATGTCCAGCTTGGTGATGTACCGGCCAACCGGGAAGGCGATACCGTAGCCACCGTAGATGCCCCAGTTGAAAATGGCCATCACGAGCGCCCGTTTGCTCTCGGGGAAGATGTCGGACATGATGCCGGTGGCGAGCGGGTTGCAGCCGGCCTCGCCGGCAGCCATGACCATGCGCAGCATAATCAGGTGCCAGTACTCCTTGACCGTGCCCTGCAGCAGAATGGCGACGGCAAACACCAGCGTGCAAACGAACAGCATCCGGACGCGGTTGTAGCGATCGGCGGCCACCCCCAACACGACGCCCATCACCGTGAACACGGCGATAAAGCTggggccggccagcagctggTACTCGAGCCCGAGCCCATTGTAGTTCCACTCGCAGTACACTGTTCCGTTAATGTGTTGCTTGTGGCATCTGCAAAAAAGCAACAGTTCAACGTTACCATTCATCGCGAACTTTGGTACGGAAGCGGCGGAGAGCTTTCGGCAAAGGATGTCGGCGAGCTTTGGGTTGAAAGCTCCCCTTCAGTAGATTGGATGGTTCCGAGATTCGGCAActgtttcgttccgttgggTTAATGGGTTCTACTTAAGAGCAAATGCAGCACCTATACTTACTCGTGTTCGATGATAAACTCCGCGCACTGGGCCGGCAGCTCGTGACGCAGGTAGTCTGTGTGGTTCTGCTGGCACGCCTGATCACCGTAGTCGAGTTCGATGGCCGTCGCTTTCGATGTGACGCCGATCAGATAGTGGCCCAGCTCGCCGGCAATGTAGCCGACGGTCAGCACCGCCAGCACGTACGGTTTGTACAGGAAGTGCAGCTTCTCCTTCAAGGACGACTGCATTTTGGTTTGGAatgctgtggtgtggtggtttCTACGGTGGACACACGAAATAGAGAcagatttttttaataaacttGCACCCAGCAAGGGAGGTAACCGacggccacgatcgatcgtAAGAATGGATGACAG
It includes:
- the LOC128273694 gene encoding dynein light chain 1, cytoplasmic isoform X2; the protein is MSDRKAVIKNADMGEEMQQDAVDCATQALEKYNIEKDIAAYIKKEFDKKYNPTWHCIVGRNFGSYVTHETRHFIYFYLGQVAILLFKSG
- the LOC128271606 gene encoding uncharacterized protein LOC128271606 — its product is MQSSLKEKLHFLYKPYVLAVLTVGYIAGELGHYLIGVTSKATAIELDYGDQACQQNHTDYLRHELPAQCAEFIIEHECHKQHINGTVYCEWNYNGLGLEYQLLAGPSFIAVFTVMGVVLGVAADRYNRVRMLFVCTLVFAVAILLQGTVKEYWHLIMLRMVMAAGEAGCNPLATGIMSDIFPESKRALVMAIFNWGIYGGYGIAFPVGRYITKLDIGGLGWRVCYYGTGVLALIMAVLTGTTLREPERKSIGEDAEGKAKISLYKVLMQPRVLLLVLAASIRHSGGMTFAYNADLYYNIYFPDVDLGWWLFAVTIGIGSIGVVVGGVVSDKFVAKMGIRSRVACLAVSQLLATPFAFGSVYFEPLWAMITLGISYFFAEMWFGIVFAVLVEIVPLQVRSTTIGVFLFVMNNIGGNLPILVDPLAKAIGYRGSVMFFYAGFYGISTVLFFITMFFMDGPKPEAVATTGHEPSSHGNHVEMGHENNTFQPDDYLPPPHAGVNGHRNIVSVRPSESSRL